In Lacerta agilis isolate rLacAgi1 chromosome 1, rLacAgi1.pri, whole genome shotgun sequence, the following proteins share a genomic window:
- the GON7 gene encoding EKC/KEOPS complex subunit GON7, translated as MELRAELTGRDGLKRPLRVRCEPPGELRGLLSGLAQLREQVSALLGPLVQQESGAGDQVRPGGGGGDDDEQDDDDEQDDDEENHVSAKACADGPPLKRIKTRS; from the exons ATGGAGTTGCGGGCGGAATTGACGGGCCGCGACGGGTTGAAACGGCCGCTGCGGGTTCGCTGCGAGCCGCCGGGAGAGCTGCGGGGCCTGCTCAGCGGCCTAGCTCAGCTGCGGGAACAGGTCTCCGCGCTGCTTGGCCCGCTGGTACAGCAGGAGAGCGGCGCCGGCGACCAAGTCAGGCCTGGAG gtggtggtggtgatgatgatgaacaggatgatgatgatgaacaggatgatgatgaagaaaatcATGTCAGTGCCAAAGCATGTGCTGATGGACCACCATTAAAACGGATAAAAACACGGTCCTGA